A single region of the Corallococcus silvisoli genome encodes:
- a CDS encoding sigma-54-dependent transcriptional regulator yields MVSPVFDPVTAPPRPARILVADDQPDVLEALRLLLKRDGYTVVSAQSPAGVKATLDAEDVELVLMDLNYARDTTSGREGLDLLGELRARDALLPVVVMTAWGSVEGAVEAMRAGARDYVQKPWDNTRLLATLRTQLELSRSLRRTRRLEEENQHLRREQGVRSPLVGESRAMQPVRRLIERVAPSAAPVLVTGEHGTGKEVVARMLHAASPRADRAFVAVNSGGLSEGVFESELFGHVKGAFTDAKADRIGCFELADGGTLFLDEIGNMPLTQQAKLLRVLQTGELHPVGSSRTRRVDVRVVSATNVDLGRAVMEGRFREDLLYRLNTVEVQLPPLRARREDIPLLAAHFLAAQGQRYGRSGIQLAPDALEALLAYAWPGNVRELEHAVERALLMAAGDRVEVEDLLLKRSGPAGVGAVRLEEMTLEEVERYLIERSLGRHDGNVSEAAKALGLSRSALYRRLQYYGIKGAR; encoded by the coding sequence GTGGTGTCCCCCGTGTTCGATCCCGTTACCGCCCCGCCCCGCCCCGCCCGCATCCTCGTGGCCGACGACCAGCCGGACGTGCTGGAGGCGCTGCGGCTGCTCCTCAAGCGCGACGGCTACACCGTGGTGAGCGCCCAGTCCCCCGCGGGCGTGAAGGCCACGCTGGACGCCGAGGACGTGGAGCTGGTGTTGATGGACCTCAACTACGCGCGCGACACCACGTCCGGGCGCGAGGGCCTGGACCTGCTGGGGGAGCTGCGGGCGCGGGACGCGCTGTTGCCCGTGGTGGTGATGACGGCGTGGGGCAGCGTGGAGGGCGCGGTGGAGGCGATGCGCGCCGGGGCGCGCGACTACGTGCAGAAGCCGTGGGACAACACGCGCCTGCTGGCGACGCTGCGCACGCAACTGGAGCTGTCCCGTTCGTTGCGGCGCACCCGGCGGTTGGAGGAGGAGAACCAACACCTGCGACGCGAGCAGGGCGTGCGCTCTCCGCTGGTGGGCGAGTCGCGGGCGATGCAGCCGGTGCGCAGGCTCATCGAACGGGTGGCGCCGTCGGCCGCGCCGGTGCTCGTCACCGGGGAGCACGGTACGGGCAAGGAGGTGGTGGCGCGGATGCTCCACGCGGCGAGTCCCCGCGCGGACCGGGCCTTCGTCGCGGTGAACTCCGGGGGCCTGTCCGAGGGGGTCTTCGAGAGCGAGCTCTTCGGCCATGTGAAGGGGGCCTTCACGGACGCGAAGGCGGACCGCATCGGCTGCTTCGAGCTGGCGGACGGAGGCACGCTCTTCCTGGATGAGATTGGCAACATGCCGCTCACGCAGCAGGCGAAGCTGCTGCGGGTCCTCCAGACGGGGGAGCTGCACCCGGTGGGGTCGTCGCGCACGCGGCGCGTGGACGTGCGCGTGGTGAGCGCCACCAACGTGGACCTGGGCCGGGCGGTGATGGAGGGGCGGTTCCGCGAGGACCTGCTCTACCGGCTCAACACGGTGGAGGTGCAGCTGCCGCCGCTGAGGGCGCGGCGCGAGGACATCCCGCTGCTGGCCGCGCACTTCCTGGCGGCGCAGGGGCAGCGCTATGGCCGCTCCGGCATCCAGCTGGCGCCGGACGCGCTGGAGGCGCTGCTCGCGTATGCGTGGCCGGGCAACGTGCGCGAGCTGGAGCACGCGGTGGAGCGCGCGCTGCTGATGGCGGCGGGGGACCGGGTGGAGGTGGAGGACCTGCTGCTCAAGCGCTCGGGGCCCGCGGGGGTGGGGGCCGTGCGTCTGGAGGAGATGACGCTGGAGGAGGTGGAGCGCTACCTCATCGAGCGGTCGCTGGGCCGGCATGACGGCAACGTGAGCGAGGCGGCGAAGGCGCTGGGGTTGTCGCGCAGCGCGCTCTACCGGCGCCTCCAGTACTACGGAATCAAGGGCGCGCGGTGA